The segment TGAACCTTTTGAAGGTGCAGGGCGTTCAATATTTTTATAAGGATTGCTGTTTGGTCGGCAAGATCATAAGAAAAATTTTGGGGTTTATCTGAATGACCAAACCCAACCAAATCAATTGCCAAATGGGGAAAGGAAAGATTGTTTAATAAATCCTGCCTTAAGGCATTAAATCCTTCTTTATTGGTTTGCAATCCATGCAAGAAAAGTAAATAAGTTTGGGCAGGATCAATTTCACGATCCGTATCATAGGCAATCTTTATTCCATTACACTCAACAAATTTTTCTATACCCATATTAATCACATTACCTATCTGATGGTAATAATTCTTTAATCTCTAAATTAACTCTTTTTCAAGCTGGTATACTCTATACCCCAATCAATAATTTTTAAACGTTTTTCAGATACATGAGCCACTCTATTCATAAGACCATTAATTAAAACCGTAACAGTCATTAAATAATATTCAAACCAAGGTAAAACTATATCATTTGGCATAATAAATAATTTTAATTTTTTGCATAATCTAACAATTTCTGGATCATCAAAATTTATCTTTGTTATATGAGCAAATTGATTACGTATTTTTCTAAAAATTTTTATTTCATCATATTCATCTTGATTAATTAAACCCAAACTTAAAGCTATTGCAGCTTTAGCATATAATGTGCCCAAAACTGAATTTTCTTCTTCAAACATTTTTATTGAAGTTTCTACTAAAAATGACTTAAGTATTTTTTGAAGTTGATCTTCAACAAAGCTACATGAAATTAAAACAGCACCACGTGGGCTTTCTTTACGCATTTCAGCTAATAACCAATAATAATCTTTCAAGTGAGGATTTTTCTTTATAAATTCTTTAAATTGGTCCGTAGTCATAATAAGTATCCTATTTAAAATTAAAAGCCACATTTTTGTAAAAATGTGGCTTTTGTTATTTATATATCAACTCGCTTTTTTAACGTCACTACAACTATGTTTAAAGCCGGCCCAGATGTTAAGGATCTGTCCTGTCTCAAGAAATGATTTAAGACCGGAAAGAACGCGGGGCCAGCCCTGGGATACGCGGTCCGCCATCGTTGAATTGGGTTTAAATTTACCGTGGACAACGTTTAAACACACCATATCTTCATTGGCCGCAATATCAAAAATAACTTCTGACACATCGGTTAAATCTTCTGGTCCCGCCCAGGTCAGGACAAGACGTGTGAAGGGATTGCTTTCAACAACCTTGCCCACGACACGTACCTCCCCACTTTGGGGATCCACATGTTTCCATTCGGACCCTTTGCGCCAATCGGACACATTATTATTTCCCCAATATTGATGGGTGAATTCAGGGTTGGTGATCGCTTGCCACACTTTTTCTGGTGTTGTTTTGATATAAGTTGTATAAGTAAAATCTGGTTTAGTCATTTTCATTCTCCTCTAAGGCTTGTTTAAGATTGTGAAGGGCGATAAGTCTTTCTTGTTCAAATTTGCCGATCCAACGCATGTAAATATCATTAATTGGAACAGGGTTTAAAAAGTGCAACTTTTCACGGCCCTGCATTTTTGTAACAACAAGATTCGCCGCCTCTAATAACACAAGATGTTTGCTTACCGCTTGGCGGGTCATGTCATGGCCCTGACATAAATCTCCAAGGGTAAGACCATTTTTCTTGCGCAACCGATCCAGCAATTTACGACGGCTAGAATCGGCAAGGGCTTTAAATACTTTATCTTCGTTTGTTGTCATCATTCTATTATGCAACTATTTGGTTGCATGTCAAGGGATAATTTATATGTAAATTAAGCCCGCCTAATTTATGGAAAATTTATCTTTTCCACACAGTTAATTATTTTTTGTATCTCTATCAAAATAAATCATTCATCTATCATCCAATCTGCTCCAATATTCTTGTCAAACATCGCCTTATTA is part of the Alphaproteobacteria bacterium genome and harbors:
- a CDS encoding SRPBCC family protein gives rise to the protein MTKPDFTYTTYIKTTPEKVWQAITNPEFTHQYWGNNNVSDWRKGSEWKHVDPQSGEVRVVGKVVESNPFTRLVLTWAGPEDLTDVSEVIFDIAANEDMVCLNVVHGKFKPNSTMADRVSQGWPRVLSGLKSFLETGQILNIWAGFKHSCSDVKKAS
- a CDS encoding metalloregulator ArsR/SmtB family transcription factor, whose protein sequence is MMTTNEDKVFKALADSSRRKLLDRLRKKNGLTLGDLCQGHDMTRQAVSKHLVLLEAANLVVTKMQGREKLHFLNPVPINDIYMRWIGKFEQERLIALHNLKQALEENEND